The Helianthus annuus cultivar XRQ/B chromosome 11, HanXRQr2.0-SUNRISE, whole genome shotgun sequence region TAAACATCATCCATATCCAAACAATGTGGGCTTCTTGTACTCCTAGGCCTCTTTCTGGACTTAGTAACTTCATCCTGGCCCAAACCATATTTGGGCAcctcttgattttcttgcagGTTAGTACCAATGGGGGTCCCACCAATTTTTGAATTTTGTCTTTTCCCCATACCCTCAGCCGACATATTTAATGATTCTCCTTCCTTGTTTCCATGCACATTTTGCATGGGAGTAACCGGTTCCGATTCCCCATCACACTCTTCCAACTTCTCATTGTCCCCGACCGTTCGTATTTCACCTTCCTTCTCGTCATCCTCCGACATCGCTGCTGATTCCGATGACTTTAACGGTGACCCGTTCTGATCCTCCGTCATGTCTGCAATCGCTTCCTGCAGCCATGTGTTAGATTCTTCTCTCACCCAAACATTATATGTCCTTCCACGCCATTCTATGTTAACCTCCTCCTCAATGCGGTTACCGATTTCAGTCACAATCCAACACCCACTATCCGAGTTATCCGTCACCGTCCACGAAAACTCTGACGGCCCTACCAGTCTTCCGAAGACTTCCCCCACCCGATTATACAATACACTATCCCTGAGGTGAATTGGTAACCCAAATATTTTTACCCATACCAACCGATGATACTCCAAGTCCTGCCCCTTCCACAGCGTTGCCGACAAGATTTGCCGGTTCCACTTTTCTTCTATGGCTCTCGTGAATTCAATCGCCTGCCCCTTTTCTTTAAAAACCACCATACATTTCATCCCTCCTAGATAGGATACTGGATATTCCCCGTAACCCTCCATACTCATCATCCTCCTCAAATCTTTTAAAACAATGACATCTTTAACTTCTATTATAACCGCCCTCATCATACAGTGGTCCGTATAACCGCCAGCTTATCCTCTGCCAcgattaattttttttctttccttTGTGTTTCCTCTTTACCCTTGACCACCTCCGAGTAAGACCTCCCATTATTGACAGGTCTATACTGGAATACCGGCCTCCGTTGTGGTACCGGGTCACCTTTTGGAATCGTTGcacgttgttgttgttggccaTTTCCAGTATCATACCCCTGCTTCTGAAACAGCCTGTGATTCTTGTCAAACTTCGCCACCGATACACTCACCCTTGCTTCAAAAATATTGACCTGGTTCATACCTCTTAGAGTCGCCAGCACGTCTTGCACACCTTCAAATCGGACGAATCCAAAATGGTTTCCTCTAGAGTCTTTTTTACGTGCCACATACGCATCCTTGATTGTTCCATACTGTTGGAATGCCCTCCATAGAATCATTCTAGACACTCCCCCCGGAAGGTTCGTGACATAGAAAGTTGTTACGAAACCGGTACCATCTTTCTGAAAAGCCATTTACACTCCCCTAACTCCTCCAAAACAATCAAACGAAACAATGGCAACTCGACCCTAAGGGTGTTAATGGGATTCGAATCGATCTAGCAAAACTATACTCAGATAGCCGCGATCAATATCAGACCCACTAAGCCCTGAAGAAATCTAGAAACCACTGTGGGAAAAGAGGGTAGAGGAGGTTTCGTTCCAAGTGTCGAGAAAAGGAAGACGACCGAGTGGAGGAGACGCAAGGTCAAGATAGAATGCAAGGTACGAAACCGTAACTTCCGGGAGAAGAGCGGGACCTCACACGCTATTTCGACGGGCAAACTCCGGTTAACACTCCGGCGACGCTTCGAGTAACCAACTAATTAAGCTTCCGATCTGGATCTCTCCACTTATTTCTTGCCATATATTGAATTCACATACAGAACTAACATGAGGCTATCAACCTGCAAATATGACTTGTTTGGCATTTAGTCAGCGAAACGCGGGCTGGATCTCTCCTCCGAGTGGATGTTGATAGCTCGAAATGAAAAGGGGCTTGCTCCATGTGAATGGTCCCATAAATTTAAGAGATCCAATTGTGTTTGGACTACATCTCCGGTGAAAACAGAGGCAATTTTGCTTGGATTTCAGGCAGTTTTGCGTTTGCACCACATCCCCATTCCATTTTGCGAGTCAGTTGATGTCGGTCATCAAACGATAGTGGGATCTTCACATGCTAGGCATGTGAGGGAAATAAACTGAGataattaacttggttagtcatAAAGGACTAAACCATcaacaaaaataaacttaaaggaTGTTTTTAGAAAGTTTTAAACATTAAGGCTGGAACCTGCAAGTTTGAGGAAACATAAAGGACGTTTTGTGCAATTTACTCGCAAAATAATAAACTAAAGATAAGTATAAAGATTATATTAgaagataaatataaatatagagATATAGTTATAGATAAACGCCGACTTAAAATATGGGATAActtaataaattattttaaaatttgtaattttgaagataaaaataaacataaatatatggcaagaaaactaaaaaatagatgtcTCTCGTACCGACACGTGTCCatcaattggtttcttttattatatatatatatagataatataatattataataattcaatttataaaatcttattttcttaaatatataatatgtgaTGTTTACATTTTATGATACTTAAATATTTGAAAAAACACGCGTCTATTATTAACTTTTTGTTGTTTATGAGATAATTAAAAACGTTAATAACATGATTCAAAACGTGTGTATATCTATATTTAAAGATGTTTAGCCTATAGTGTCATCACAAACCGATCTGACTCTGACTAAACAACATCGATAGTGGTATCGGTATCATAGGAATAGTTACCGATTTTTGTTTTTATGGTCTTTGATCAATGTACAACGGTTGCTATAAAGACTACGGTGTACCAATACCGTAATAAATCGAACTGATACCGACTGAATTTCTACCGCAATGCGCGGGGAAAATTCCGGTATGAATATGAATATCCTGCCGATGAACAGTGCTCTAAATCATTTTTTTAGCTCcaaactaaaaaaacaaaaaaaaatattaataattgaTGCCATTGGTAAAAGCCTATCAATTTTAGACATTATCCTATTACATTATTacaattataatttttttataatatacgATTTTAATCGTTCAACTCTTTTTACAAATGTAATTTTTCTCCAATAACTTGCATTCGTTTGCTTAAGAAAACTAAATGCGTGGTTGTGTTTGATTTAATTTCTCGACATTcttatataaattttattgaaaacggAGTTGTATACGAAATAGAGTAGTTTTTTGTGTAGTAGGCTAGATCAAGTGCCAACGTCATAGCGGTATTGTGACGAACAAAACGTATACCGACCTAACaagttgtaacaccccgaaaatattaatgttataatttaaataaaatactagtagtaagttaagataaaaggctatgaaaaataacctagttagtagaaATCTTAACAAAATATGACAAAGTATAATTGAAAACCCTTGATTTATAGCCCATGTATAATtgaggggccaaatgtgtcaattCTGGAACTTAATTTACTAATAGTAAAataacacaccaaacacacacctaagtgtgtgtttgatCGATCAAAGCCAGGCAACAAGAGGGGATTTCCCTCAAACCCTAAAATTCACAAAAATCCATCAATTGAAGGTGCAAATCAAGTCCGAATTGAAATCTGAATATAGGGTTGTGATCATCTTGACTAAGAGATTGTAAGGTATGCAAAAATTTCATGATTTGGTTCTACCTTAGATTTGGATAAAATCATAAGATTGAAATCTGGTCATGCATGATGTTTGTTTTACTTGAAATAGTGTATAAGGATGAACCCTAGTAGATTTCTTGTTGAAATTTGGTTTAATTCTTGTAAAATTCATGATCACCATTAGAGGTGATATGTGGGTTTTGTAGAAAGGTATGAAACATTAGGATTTTGATGTTTCCTAGAGTAATTCAAGTTTTATGAACAAGAATTCAGAaattattgatgtaaaatttagCAAAATCGCTTAATTTGATGTTTGCCATGGCTAAATCATGAATGTTAAACTTAGTTACAAATTGTAAGAAATTATGCACACAAGAtgcttgataaaatgcctaaaggACATTGATCGACACAAATGTGGTGTTGGTAAAGTGACAAGCTTAATCATGAGCCGAATGGTTCTAATGATAAATTGGCTTGTATGTTTTAGGCAACACGAGTGAGGcgtcgggaagtcaagccggtgcGGACGCTCGCCAAAAGGGAAAGCTCTAAGGTATGTAGTTGACGCTACTTTAATGATGATGATTTGGGTTTCTTACTTATGGGTGATAGATTGAACAATTTAGAATCGTGTTGGTTGGTTGTCTAAAATGATGAACTTCATGATGACAACCCAGATGAGTAGATAAAAGAtgggtacaaaccgggtaacggAAGTACCCCATCCGTAGACCATAAGCCCGGGTGTGGGAAATGGGAAAAATATTAGAATcacgcaaaccggtaatgggagcgtgTGTGTTGAAGCAAGGGATCCAAAATGGGTCGTACTTGTTGCGAGGAAATACCCCGTGCTGCACTTTGATGGATGAGAAGTGCAGGAAAtgttttaaacgggtcaaaacagcaaaaAGGAAGGAATTGCAGAGTCTACTGTAAATTACggtattaccgtaatttacggtggagggcAAACTCTTACGGTGGTTTTCTCCTGGTTTACGGTGAAACCATAAACTCCCAgcgcccaccgtaaattacggtgaccaccgtagtttacggtggagccctgccaaaattgttttgttttgcaAAAACGGTGTATATCGAATTCGTTTTACGCCACACTTATTTATATGAAAATTTAAGGATCCTAACATTATTGTTTTGTTAAAATTTCAGATTTCAAGTAAGTCAATCGAGCGGATGGTGATCAATACAAGACTTATGAACCGAACACTCTCAAGAAGATGATTTTCACTTTTGTTTTAGAAGTTCTTTTTGAAAACTTTGTAATGAATGAATTACACAATTGTCCTTTAAGTTTAGTGGTTGTTCTCAAACACCTATGGACTAAATGTTTTAAATAATTATGAACTTTCTTATTTAGTCGGTTTAAAATATGACGTATTTTAgtagagtgttacaagttggtattcaGAGCTAAGGTTAAAGAGGATTATGTTCGGTTCaaagcttgatcaacatccggtaagaattcATTTAAAGCAAATTAAATTTACAAAGATTAAAAAGGGTAACGATTTGTTGTGTATGGGAGGAGTGTAGTGATATACTCGAACCCGGGAAGTACACTTAGTATAAATGATAAGGCAAAGTTATATACTTGGCCGAATAATGAGTACGAAGTCTCATGTAAAGGCATGAGAGCGATTGAACAAGATTATTTATTGAATCATTTTAACATTTCAGTAAGAAGATGTCGGGAGGTGCTAGTGACAATGTTCTATCCCTCACTACCGACGAGTTGAAAGAGAAGATTGCCGAGGAAGTTGGTAGGGCCATCGAAGTTAGTCTACCAAGATTTGTGGAAAGAATGCAAAACACCTTACTTTCGACTATGGAAGAAAGAATTGGTGAACTAAGAGAAGACCTTACCAGTGATAGGggcaaggctaaggaaaagaaaGGTTGTTCTTACAACAAGTTTATGGCGTGCAAGCCCCCGGTTTTCAATGGAGAGGTAGATCCAATTGCTTGTCAAAGGTGGATAAGCGATATTGAAGGTGTTTTCGAACGTACGCATTGTGATGAAAGTGACTTCGTGGCGTATGGAACTGGCCAACTTAGAGgccaagccaaggattggtgggacaacCTCAGAAACGAAAGGGGTGTTGAAACAATAAGGGCGATGACTTGGGAAGCTTTCAAAGTACCATTCCTCAAACATCACAGCCCCAAGGCGGTGATAAATAAGATAAAGGAAGAATTCATGCAATTAAGGCAAAAGGGTGAAACCGTTGATAAGATTACGGGAATGTTCATGGATAAGCTCAAGTTTTGTGATGACTTGGTCAAAACTGAAGAACAGAAAATTTATTATTACCACACCATGCTTAGGgctgaatatagggagttcatgactccctcaCATTATGAAAGCCTTACTGATATAATCAATGCGGCGCGGGAACGCGAGATTGAACTGAAAAGGCAAGTTGAAAGAGGTGAAAGGAGGGCCTTGGATGAAAACCCGAGTCCCACAAAGAAGCCGAAGGTAGCTGAATCTTCGAAGAAAGGAAGTGCAAAAGGAGGATCTCCGAGTTGCAAAACATGTGGACGCACTCATAAAGGTGAATGCTATTTCAAGAATAAACCTTGTGTGGCATGTGGCAAGATAGGGCATGGGGTTGCAAATTGCCCCGACAAAGTAACGGTGTGCTATAAATGTTACCAACCGGGTCATAAAAAGTCAGAATGTCCGGAATTGGTGGGAAACAAAGAGAGTGCCGGTTCTAGGGATGAGACCCCAAAGGCTAAGGCAAGGTCGTTCCAAATCACTGCTGCGGAAGCAAAAATGGAACCCGACGTGGTTACAGGTATATTTACTATAAATTCGATCCCCGCACGTGTTTTATTTGATACAGGTGCGAATAAGTCttttgtttcacatagatttattcaaaaccccatgtttacattaacaaaattacctatgccaatggaagtagaagtaggtaataacaaatgttttcttgtttgtgatgtatgtcgGGAATGCAAATTGAATATCGATGGTGAGGAATACTCCATTGATTTAATGCCCATGTCCATGGGTGAATTTCAAGTGGTCgtcggaatggattggctatcccgctaCCATGCTAAGGTGATATGCTTACGTAAGGAGATACACCTAACGTCTCCGAGCGGAAGGCGTGTCATCATTTATGGAGAGAAGGCTTGTAATCCCGTGATATGCTCAATAATAGAAGCCCGCAAGTGTATACTACATGGGTGTAAG contains the following coding sequences:
- the LOC110928131 gene encoding uncharacterized protein LOC110928131, which codes for MSGGASDNVLSLTTDELKEKIAEEVGRAIEVSLPRFVERMQNTLLSTMEERIGELREDLTSDRGKAKEKKGCSYNKFMACKPPVFNGEVDPIACQRWISDIEGVFERTHCDESDFVAYGTGQLRGQAKDWWDNLRNERGVETIRAMTWEAFKVPFLKHHSPKAVINKIKEEFMQLRQKGETVDKITGMFMDKLKFCDDLVKTEEQKIYYYHTMLRAEYREFMTPSHYESLTDIINAAREREIELKRQVERGERRALDENPSPTKKPKVAESSKKGSAKGGSPSCKTCGRTHKGECYFKNKPCVACGKIGHGVANCPDKVTVCYKCYQPGHKKSECPELVGNKESAGSRDETPKAKARSFQITAAEAKMEPDVVTGNTSEASGSQAGADARQKGKL